In one Alnus glutinosa chromosome 12, dhAlnGlut1.1, whole genome shotgun sequence genomic region, the following are encoded:
- the LOC133851304 gene encoding putative receptor protein kinase ZmPK1, translating to MDISILILLLCLLQAPSLSSSETLDLLRGSSLSVEKPSDALVSANGEFSAGFFPVGDNAFCFSIWFTLSSVPTVVWMANRDDPVDGKGSQLSLLKDGKLILTNSLGITIWTTRTPVLTSFDASKLQLQLLNTGNLVLHSSDQSVVIWQSFDSPTDTLLPQQALTRVSSLISKKGEADYSSGYYKLYFDNDNVLRLLHQGITVSSLYWPAPWFDDPGQAGRSRYNTSRDAILNVTGYFRSSDHFAFQAADFGVLVPRRLTVDSDGNLRLYSLQETNEGRDWVVTWQSLSGPCQVHGICGPNSVCSYDHASGRKCSCLPGFKMEDPTDWSFGCMPEFNISCSHRNESSFVQLAHVEFYGSDIEAPSNGSLRSCEEQCLKYCDCKGFQFKFIADGGVYYCYPKFMLLNGRRTPNFEGDLYLRLPKAGLSHNNTPDNENSRLECSSEASKQVRKTYENKTVKLLLWFAIAVGGAEVTCVLLVLFFLFRTNRHSDPTEQGYLLTTRFRRFTFAELRKATKGFSEVIGRGAGGTVYKGVLPDQRVCAIKRLNEANQGEAEFLAEVNIIGRLNHMNLIEIWGYCVEGKHRLLVYEYMEHGSLAENLTSNALDWEKRFEIAVGTAKGLAYLHEECLEWVLHCDVKPQNILLYSDHYQPKVADFGLSKLLNRSELDHSSFSKMRGTRGYMAPEWLYNLPITSKVDVYSYGIVLLEMVTGKSPTGMHSSNSGGAGEYTSVVKLVKEKINNNIASTSANESWIQAIIDPRMVGKYDSAKMELLVRVALQCVADDKDDRPTMNQVVEMLLRH from the coding sequence ATGGATATCTCAATTTTAATCCTTCTTCTTTGTCTGCTGCAAGCTCCTTCTCTATCTTCATCTGAAACACTTGACCTTCTCAGAGGCTCATCTCTATCAGTCGAGAAACCAAGCGACGCATTGGTTTCAGCAAATGGTGAATTCTCTGCGGGGTTTTTCCCCGTTGGGGATAACGCTTTCTGCTTTTCCATATGGTTCACACTGTCCTCGGTTCCCACCGTTGTTTGGATGGCAAACCGAGATGATCCTGTGGATGGAAAAGGTTCACAGCTTTCACTTTTGAAAGATGGCAAGCTTATCCTAACAAACTCTCTTGGTATAACCATTTGGACCACTAGAACACCAGTCTTGACCTCATTCGATGCCTCCAAGTTGCAGCTACAGCTCCTAAACACAGGCAATCTTGTTCTTCATAGTTCTGATCAGAGCGTTGTCATCTGGCAAAGCTTTGATTCGCCTACAGATACTCTTCTACCTCAACAAGCACTCACCAGGGTTTCAAGCCTTATCTCAAAAAAAGGCGAAGCTGACTATTCTTCTGGCTATTATAAGCTCTATTTTGACAACGATAATGTACTCCGCCTGCTTCACCAAGGCATAACAGTATCCAGTCTCTATTGGCCTGCTCCATGGTTCGATGACCCCGGACAAGCCGGAAGGTCTAGGTACAATACAAGTAGAGACGCAATACTAAACGTCACAGGCTATTTCCGATCGTCTGACCATTTTGCTTTCCAAGCAGCAGATTTTGGCGTGCTAGTTCCCAGACGATTGACGGTGGATTCTGATGGCAACCTGCGATTGTACAGCCTGCAAGAGACGAATGAAGGTCGGGATTGGGTTGTGACATGGCAATCGTTGTCTGGCCCATGTCAGGTTCATGGCATCTGTGGACCCAATAGCGTGTGTAGTTATGATCACGCTTCTGGCAGGAAATGCTCTTGCTTACCGGGCTTCAAGATGGAGGATCCAACTGACTGGTCTTTTGGGTGTATGCCAGAATTCAACATCTCTTGCAGTCACAGGAATGAGTCCAGTTTTGTCCAACTTGCTCATGTTGAGTTCTACGGCTCTGATATAGAGGCCCCATCGAATGGTTCCTTACGAAGCTGCGAAGAACAATGCCTGAAATATTGTGATTGCAAAGGGTTCCAATTTAAGTTTATCGCTGATGGAGGTGTCTATTATTGTTACCCCAAGTTTATGCTACTCAATGGGCGACGCACACCAAATTTTGAGGGAGATTTATATTTAAGACTACCCAAAGCTGGTCTTTCCCACAACAACACGCCAGATAACGAAAATTCGAGGTTGGAGTGTTCAAGCGAAGCTTCAAAGCAAGTAAGAAAAACGTATGAAAATAAGACGGtgaagcttttgctttggtttgcCATTGCAGTCGGAGGTGCAGAGGTTACCTGCGTTTTGCTGgtgttgtttttcttgttcaGGACTAACAGACATTCAGACCCAACTGAACAAGGATACCTCCTGACAACAAGATTTAGGCGCTTCACCTTTGCTGAGCTCAGAAAGGCAACGAAAGGATTCAGTGAAGTGATCGGACGAGGTGCGGGGGGGACAGTATACAAAGGTGTACTGCCTGATCAGCGGGTATGTGCAATCAAGCGACTCAACGAAGCCAACCAAGGAGAAGCAGAATTCTTAGCAGAAGTAAACATTATTGGGAGGCTTAACCACATGAACTTGATAGAGATATGGGGATACTGTGTAGAGGGAAAGCACAGGCTTCTAGTGTATGAGTACATGGAGCATGGTTCCTTGGCGGAAAATCTTACTTCTAATGCACTTGATTGGGAAAAGAGGTTTGAAATTGCAGTGGGCACAGCAAAAGGCCTTGCTTACTTGCATGAGGAGTGCCTGGAGTGggttcttcattgtgatgtaaAGCCTCAGAACATACTCTTATACTCTGATCATTACCAACCGAAAGTTGCCGATTTTGGCTTGTCTAAACTTCTAAATAGAAGTGAACTTGATCATTCAAGCTTCTCAAAGATGAGAGGAACTAGAGGTTACATGGCTCCAGAGTGGCTTTACAATCTTCCTATAACATCTAAAGTGGATGTCTACAGTTACGGGATCGTTTTGTTGGAAATGGTTACTGGAAAGAGCCCGACAGGTATGCATAGCTCTAACAGCGGAGGGGCGGGGGAGTATACGAGCGTGGTCAAGTTGGTGAAGGAGAAGATCAACAACAATATTGCAAGCACTAGTGCAAATGAGTCATGGATTCAAGCAATTATTGATCCCAGGATGGTTGGGAAATATGACTCTGCCAAGATGGAGCTTCTGGTCAGAGTTGCTTTGCAATGTGTGGCAGACGACAAAGATGACAGACCCACCATGAACCAGGTTGTAGAGATGCTTCTGCGCCATTAG
- the LOC133850992 gene encoding uncharacterized protein LOC133850992, which translates to MNLPTANRGGRKEASECSNCGWTHKGKKGWGWWALLLHHVRLRGIDRVLCTSCVLRLHPSSFCPLCFVFFDNPHYAPPMPNNSTTVPCSKCSSLAHARCLPTAATPSASYLCPPCSNPSFSFFDLDDTQRFMDAKLASVLLCAARIASASMSRAVIVARADAERKVKEASFAKKRAREALEHLAMVEAREKNSRRKIENENGNGNGNSNVKMKAEVVDSMQSNGNERVETKQNIVTKIEV; encoded by the exons ATGAACCTCCCAACCGCCAACAGAGGTGGAAGAAAAGAAGCATCGGAGTGCAGCAACTGCGGGTGGACCCACAAGGGAAAGAAAGGGTGGGGCTGGTGGgccctcctcctccaccacgTCCGCCTCCGCGGCATTGACCGCGTGCTCTGCACCTCCTGCGTCCTCCGCCTCCACCCCTCCTCCTTCTGCCCGCTCTGCTTCGTATTCTTCGATAATCCCCATTATGCCCCTCCCATGCCAAACAATTCCACCACCGTCCCCTGCTCCAAGTGCTCCTCGCTCGCCCACGCGCGCTGCCTCCCGACCGCCGCCACGCCATCGGCCTCCTACCTCTGCCCCCCCTGCTCCAACCCCAGCTTCTCCTTCTTCGACCTCGACGATACGCAGCGTTTTATGGACGCGAAGCTGGCCTCAGTGCTGCTCTGCGCGGCCAGGATCGCGTCAGCGTCGATGAGCAGGGCGGTGATCGTGGCACGCGCCGACGCGGAGCGGAAGGTGAAGGAGGCCTCGTTCGCGAAGAAGCGCGCCCGTGAGGCGCTGGAGCACCTGGCCATGGTGGAGGCCAGAGAGAAAAACAGCAGGAGGAAGATTGAGAACGAGAACGGCAATGGCAATGGCAATAGCAATGTAAAGATGAAAGCGGAGGTGGTTGATTCAATGCAAAGTAATGGGAATGAGAGGGTGGAGACCAAGCAAAATATTGTCACAAAGATTGAA GTATGA